The following proteins are co-located in the Pontiella agarivorans genome:
- a CDS encoding alpha-L-fucosidase: MNLREKGPPHSMYVKKTVLCLIGVSVQTAIAVSRPNVVTAMTDELGAESAGGKVEESEPVLSFLNLKFGMFIHYGMSTYQGHGGWAEWNVDPKTFIPSELDCEQWAEAAKSAKMNYAVFTTKHHDGFCLWDSAVTEYDIASSDYKDDIVKKYADAFRKRGMKVGLYFSVWDRQHKIEAGRITPAKIQYTKDQLTELLTNYGDVLCIVIDGWGSKWGKSPTFEELPYDVLADHIHSIQPDCLVINHSCKTDLSVTQVVHYEATHGQHCPFDNSIPSQQGPTLQPKWFWRPGDEEGPLKPTEEVVDELNFANARTCNYLLNAAPNDRGVLDDAVIKRLAEIGQAVQLSAPLKSLPEMHPVHQGITATASSISGPDYAAQNVLDADLFTRWQFAKDDQERWVELDFGKPMTFNRVVCGEYRRGTEAYKIEALVNGEWKLLVKRQESIGNNVNATFADVTAQKYRLTILKASRPPMIAELTFITY, translated from the coding sequence TTGAATCTGCGAGAGAAGGGGCCACCACACAGTATGTATGTGAAAAAAACAGTGCTTTGCCTGATCGGTGTAAGTGTGCAAACGGCTATAGCCGTTTCTCGTCCGAATGTAGTAACGGCTATGACGGATGAGCTCGGAGCAGAGAGTGCCGGGGGTAAAGTGGAAGAGTCGGAGCCCGTCCTCTCTTTTCTGAACCTTAAATTCGGGATGTTTATCCATTACGGTATGAGCACTTATCAGGGGCATGGCGGATGGGCTGAATGGAATGTGGACCCGAAAACGTTTATTCCCTCTGAGCTGGATTGTGAGCAGTGGGCCGAAGCTGCAAAATCAGCCAAAATGAATTATGCAGTATTCACGACAAAGCACCATGACGGCTTTTGTCTGTGGGATTCGGCGGTGACAGAATATGATATTGCCAGCAGCGACTATAAAGATGACATCGTGAAAAAATATGCCGACGCCTTCCGAAAGCGGGGAATGAAGGTCGGCCTCTATTTTTCCGTCTGGGATCGTCAGCATAAAATCGAAGCCGGCCGCATTACGCCCGCAAAAATTCAGTATACCAAAGATCAGCTCACGGAGCTGTTGACCAATTATGGTGACGTGCTCTGCATTGTGATTGACGGCTGGGGGTCCAAATGGGGCAAAAGCCCGACTTTTGAAGAACTTCCATACGATGTGCTGGCCGATCATATTCATTCGATCCAGCCGGATTGTCTGGTGATCAACCACAGTTGTAAAACGGATCTGAGTGTGACCCAGGTGGTGCACTATGAAGCGACGCACGGTCAGCACTGTCCGTTCGATAACTCGATTCCGTCGCAACAGGGACCGACGTTGCAACCAAAATGGTTCTGGCGGCCCGGTGATGAAGAAGGACCGTTAAAACCCACTGAAGAGGTGGTCGACGAACTGAACTTTGCCAATGCACGAACCTGTAACTATCTGCTGAATGCCGCTCCGAATGATAGAGGGGTGCTGGATGATGCTGTGATTAAACGCCTGGCGGAAATCGGTCAGGCCGTTCAGCTTTCTGCTCCGCTTAAATCGCTGCCGGAGATGCACCCCGTGCATCAGGGAATTACGGCCACCGCATCCAGCATCAGCGGACCGGACTATGCTGCACAAAATGTACTGGATGCCGATCTGTTTACCCGCTGGCAATTTGCCAAAGACGATCAGGAACGCTGGGTTGAGCTGGATTTTGGAAAACCGATGACGTTTAACCGGGTGGTTTGCGGTGAATATCGCAGGGGAACCGAGGCTTATAAAATTGAGGCGTTGGTGAATGGTGAGTGGAAGCTGCTGGTCAAGCGTCAGGAAAGCATCGGAAACAATGTCAATGCAACCTTCGCGGATGTCACGGCTCAGAAATATCGGTTGACGATATTGAAAGCCAGTCGCCCGCCGATGATCGCAGAACTGACTTTTATAACGTATTAA
- a CDS encoding sulfatase, translating into MKELLIILLCGMGLSSLAAKPNVLLIMSDDLNTALSGYGHVDCKTPHLDRLAVRGVQFDRAYCQFPLCGPSRASMMTGLYPYRNNVLLNFTHFRKTVPDTVTLPQLFRRNGYYTARVSKIYHMGIPVEIRKGTARDDDPESWDAAINITCAKNPGPEINWSPKKSGSQRFAAVYGTEGDSSYADGMAADRAVEMIQTLEPNKPFFLGVGFVRPHVPLIAPQKYFDLYERTSLTIPFAPEDDLDDLDDLPEVIQNDQTAEAMGITTPELHRGLLEAYYASISYMDAQVGKVLDALDEAGLTDNTIIVFASDHGYHVGDHHKFQKRHLFEECTRVPFIISVPWLKEQHGRKSMQFAELVDLYPTLVELAGLTPPESIQGTSLLPLLKDAASDDWKKQAVFTVAEGGGESLRTADWRYTQWGFGDSGCELYDLKNDPGEFTNLADNPEYKEELEIMKTALEKRRVKVGYQGAVTREHADKKKAVAAARAARAKKKPSKD; encoded by the coding sequence ATGAAAGAACTGCTGATTATCCTGCTTTGCGGAATGGGGCTGAGTTCCCTTGCTGCAAAACCGAATGTTCTGCTGATTATGTCGGATGATCTGAACACCGCGCTCAGCGGGTACGGGCATGTGGATTGTAAAACACCTCATCTCGACCGGCTGGCGGTGCGCGGGGTGCAGTTTGATCGCGCTTATTGCCAGTTCCCGTTGTGCGGGCCGTCTCGCGCTTCGATGATGACGGGGCTCTATCCCTACAGGAATAATGTGCTGCTCAACTTTACCCATTTCCGGAAAACCGTGCCGGATACAGTAACGCTGCCGCAGTTGTTTCGTCGTAACGGATACTACACGGCGCGCGTCAGCAAGATTTATCACATGGGTATTCCGGTCGAAATCCGCAAAGGAACCGCCAGAGATGATGATCCGGAATCGTGGGACGCCGCCATCAATATTACGTGCGCCAAAAATCCGGGGCCTGAAATTAACTGGTCCCCGAAAAAGAGCGGATCGCAGCGTTTTGCGGCGGTGTATGGAACTGAAGGGGATTCCAGCTATGCGGACGGCATGGCGGCTGATCGCGCAGTGGAAATGATCCAGACATTGGAACCGAATAAACCCTTCTTCCTGGGGGTCGGATTTGTTCGTCCGCATGTGCCGCTGATTGCTCCGCAAAAATATTTTGATCTCTACGAGCGCACTTCGCTCACCATTCCGTTTGCTCCGGAGGATGATCTGGATGATCTGGATGATCTGCCGGAAGTGATTCAAAACGATCAAACTGCGGAAGCAATGGGTATCACAACACCGGAGCTTCATCGCGGTTTGCTGGAAGCTTATTATGCCAGCATTTCCTATATGGATGCGCAGGTGGGCAAAGTGCTGGATGCACTGGATGAAGCCGGGTTGACCGACAATACAATCATCGTGTTTGCGAGTGACCACGGTTATCACGTCGGCGATCATCACAAGTTCCAGAAACGCCACCTCTTTGAAGAGTGCACGCGCGTGCCGTTTATCATCAGCGTGCCCTGGCTGAAGGAGCAGCATGGGCGGAAGTCCATGCAGTTTGCGGAGCTGGTTGACCTGTATCCAACCTTGGTGGAGCTGGCGGGATTGACGCCGCCGGAAAGCATTCAGGGCACAAGCCTGTTGCCGCTGCTGAAAGATGCTGCTTCCGACGATTGGAAAAAACAGGCGGTCTTTACGGTTGCGGAAGGCGGCGGCGAAAGTCTGCGAACTGCGGACTGGCGCTATACGCAATGGGGGTTCGGTGACAGCGGATGTGAACTCTATGACCTCAAAAATGATCCGGGGGAATTCACGAATCTGGCGGATAATCCAGAATACAAAGAGGAACTTGAAATCATGAAAACCGCCCTGGAGAAACGGCGTGTGAAAGTGGGCTATCAAGGTGCGGTAACGCGGGAGCATGCCGATAAGAAAAAGGCGGTTGCCGCTGCCCGGGCTGCTCGCGCAAAAAAGAAACCGTCGAAGGATTAG
- a CDS encoding sulfatase family protein: MLFAAKINIAVLSGILCASVVLGGDKPNILFVMSDDHAAQAIAAYNSRLAYLNPCPTIDALADAGVVMENAFCQNSICTPSRASILTGQSSAMNGCTILNDPLPPERQYLAHEMKAAGYQTAVIGKWHLVARPDAFDYFKVLPKQGDYFDPTFKVADGTVKMEGHCSDLIADSALDWFKTIRDTDKPFFLMLHFKAPHGKFEYAPRYEGYLQDVTIPEPGNLRDRKNFGSVGSRGHNNELDRLLGASVGRRHPRFNNVEPKKRWPWAAKLDLSMNDEELQGAAYQEYLKAYLRCVKGVDDNLNRVLNYLKSEGLYENTIIFYTGDQGFYLGEHDLIDKRWPYEEGMRMPFIVHYPKSIKPGRSDAIVENIDYAPTLLDYAGVATPSYMHGKSFRSILETGEESNDWKKAAYYHYWMHMKQLFVPGCIAIRTKRYKLIQFYGCKTDESAPSTPPSWELYDLKADPTEDNNVYDNPEYAAVIADLKKQLKERRAELGEDDKKFACNQVINEYWDYSPEQRGFSIRMSNKLAKKGKTKSK; the protein is encoded by the coding sequence ATGCTGTTTGCGGCAAAAATTAATATAGCGGTTTTAAGCGGTATCCTGTGTGCCTCTGTGGTGCTCGGTGGGGATAAGCCGAATATTCTGTTTGTGATGTCGGATGATCATGCGGCACAGGCGATCGCGGCGTATAACAGCCGTCTGGCCTATTTAAATCCGTGCCCGACCATCGATGCCCTTGCTGATGCTGGTGTGGTGATGGAAAACGCATTCTGCCAAAATTCGATCTGCACCCCGAGCCGCGCATCCATCCTCACCGGGCAGAGCAGTGCCATGAACGGCTGCACGATCCTCAACGATCCGCTTCCGCCGGAGCGGCAGTATCTGGCGCACGAAATGAAGGCGGCTGGATATCAAACTGCGGTGATCGGGAAGTGGCATCTGGTCGCCCGGCCTGATGCCTTTGACTATTTTAAGGTGCTCCCGAAGCAGGGGGATTATTTTGATCCGACATTCAAGGTTGCTGATGGAACCGTGAAGATGGAAGGGCACTGCAGCGATCTGATTGCGGATTCTGCATTGGATTGGTTTAAGACGATACGCGATACAGATAAACCCTTTTTCCTGATGCTGCACTTCAAGGCGCCGCACGGAAAGTTTGAGTATGCTCCGCGTTATGAAGGCTATCTGCAGGATGTAACAATTCCAGAGCCTGGAAATCTGCGTGACCGCAAGAACTTTGGATCAGTCGGTTCGCGCGGCCATAACAATGAACTGGATCGTTTGCTGGGCGCATCGGTGGGCCGACGTCATCCCAGATTTAATAATGTGGAGCCGAAAAAAAGATGGCCCTGGGCTGCGAAACTCGATCTGTCGATGAATGATGAAGAGCTTCAGGGGGCGGCCTATCAGGAATACCTGAAGGCTTACCTACGTTGCGTGAAGGGGGTGGACGACAACCTCAATCGTGTGCTCAATTATTTGAAGTCGGAAGGGCTCTATGAGAATACGATTATCTTCTATACGGGAGATCAGGGTTTCTATTTGGGCGAACATGACCTGATTGACAAACGCTGGCCCTATGAGGAAGGCATGCGCATGCCGTTTATTGTGCACTATCCGAAAAGCATCAAACCCGGCCGTTCGGATGCGATCGTGGAGAATATCGATTATGCGCCGACCTTGCTTGATTATGCAGGCGTGGCGACACCGAGCTACATGCACGGCAAAAGTTTCCGTTCCATTCTGGAGACGGGTGAAGAATCCAATGATTGGAAAAAGGCGGCCTATTATCATTATTGGATGCACATGAAGCAGCTGTTTGTGCCCGGCTGCATTGCAATCCGAACGAAGCGCTATAAGCTGATTCAGTTTTATGGATGCAAGACCGACGAGAGTGCTCCGAGCACTCCGCCGTCGTGGGAGCTGTACGATCTGAAGGCCGACCCGACCGAGGATAACAATGTCTACGATAACCCGGAATATGCAGCGGTCATTGCTGATCTGAAAAAGCAGTTGAAAGAGCGCCGCGCGGAGCTGGGTGAAGATGATAAAAAATTTGCCTGCAATCAGGTGATCAACGAATACTGGGACTACTCGCCGGAACAGCGCGGATTTTCAATCCGGATGTCGAACAAACTGGCTAAAAAAGGCAAAACCAAATCAAAATAG